The following coding sequences lie in one Lacerta agilis isolate rLacAgi1 chromosome 4, rLacAgi1.pri, whole genome shotgun sequence genomic window:
- the FZD4 gene encoding frizzled-4: MAPEPGGNAARLLLLLLLRAQGARGFDEEERRCDAIRISMCQNLGYNVTKMPNLAGNDWQPDAELQLTTFTPLIQYGCSSQLKFFLCSVYVPLCTEKIDTPIGPCSGMCLSVKRRCEPVLKEFGFSWPETLNCSKFPPQNGDNHMCMEGPGDEEVPLHSKSPLNPGEECHSVGSNPDQYIWVKRSLNCALKCGYDAGLYSRSAKEFTDIWMAVWASLCFISTAFTVLTFLVDSYRFSYPERPIIFLSMCYNIYSIAYIVRLIVGRERISCDFEEAAEPVLVQEGLKNTGCAIIFLLMYFFGMASSIWWVILTLTWFLAAGLKWGHEAIEMHSSYFHIAAWAIPAVKTIVILIMRLVDVDELTGLCYVGNQNLDALTGFVVAPLFTYLVIGTLFIAAGLVALFKIRSNLQKDGTKTDKLERLMVKIGVFSVLYTVPATCVIACYFYEISNWTIFRYSADDSNTAVEMLKIFMSLLVGITSGMWIWSAKTLHTWQKCSNRLVNSGRVKRGEKRADGWVKPGKGNETVV, translated from the exons ATGGCCCCGGAGCCGGGGGGAAACGCTGCCCGGCTGCTGCTCCTGCTTCTCCTGCGGGCGCAAGGCGCGCGCGGTTTCGACGAGGAGGAGCGCCGCTGCGATGCCATCCGCATCTCCATGTGCCAGAACCTGGGCTACAACGTCACCAAGATGCCCAACTTGGCCGGCAACGACTGGCAGCCCGACGCCGAGCTGCAGCTCACCACCTTCACGCCGCTCATCCAGTACGGCTGCTCCAGCCAGCTCAAG ttcttcctTTGCTCCGTCTACGTCCCCTTGTGCACGGAAAAGATCGACACCCCGATCGGCCCCTGCAGCGGCATGTGCCTCTCCGTCAAGAGGCGCTGTGAGCCGGTCCTGAAGGAATTCGGCTTCTCCTGGCCGGAAACCCTGAACTGCAGCAAGTTCCCGCCGCAAAACGGCGACAACCACATGTGCATGGAGGGCCCGGGGGACGAAGAGGTGCCTCTTCACAGCAAGTCGCCCTTGAACCCTGGAGAGGAATGCCATTCCGTGGGATCGAACCCGGACCAATACATCTGGGTCAAGAGGAGCCTGAACTGCGCCCTTAAGTGTGGTTATGACGCCGGCCTCTACAGCCGTTCGGCCAAGGAGTTTACAGACATCTGGATGGCTGTGTGGGCTAGCCTGTGCTTCATTTCGACGGCCTTCACGGTCCTGACCTTTCTGGTCGATTCCTATCGGTTTTCCTACCCCGAACGCCCCATCATTTTCCTGAGCATGTGCTACAATATTTATAGCATCGCCTATATCGTCCGGCTGATCGTGGGCCGGGAGAGGATTTCCTGCGATTTTGAGGAGGCGGCAGAACCTGTCCTCGTCCAAGAAGGCCTCAAGAACACAGGATGTGCTATCATTTTCCTGCTGATGTACTTTTTCGGGAtggccagctccatctggtgggTGATCCTGACGCTGACGTGGTTCCTGGCCGCAGGACTCAAGTGGGGCCACGAGGCCATCGAAATGCACAGCTCGTATTTCCACATCGCGGCCTGGGCCATCCCCGCCGTGAAGACCATCGTCATCCTGATCATGAGGCTGGTTGACGTGGACGAACTGACCGGGTTGTGCTACGTGGGGAACCAGAACTTGGACGCGCTGACGGGCTTTGTGGTGGCCCCTCTTTTCACCTATTTAGTGATCGGGACCCTGTTCATTGCAGCCGGCCTGGTGGCCCTGTTTAAAATCAGGTCCAACCTTCAGAAGGACGGGACAAAAACCGACAAGCTGGAGAGGCTGATGGTGAAGATCGGGGTCTTTTCGGTGCTGTACACCGTCCCGGCCACCTGCGTCATCGCCTGCTACTTCTACGAAATCTCCAACTGGACGATCTTCCGCTACTCGGCGGATGACTCCAACACGGCGGTGGAGATGCTGAAGATCTTCATGTCCCTGCTGGTGGGCATCACCTCCGGCATGTGGATTTGGTCTGCCAAAACGCTGCACACCTGGCAGAAGTGCTCGAACCGGCTGGTGAACTCGGGCAGGGTGAAACGGGGGGAGAAGAGGGCAGACGGCTGGGTGAAGCCTGGGAAAGGGAACGAGACTGTGGTATAA